The Salvelinus namaycush isolate Seneca chromosome 5, SaNama_1.0, whole genome shotgun sequence genome segment TATTACATTAGTGGCAACCAATCATGTGTAGCAAACTGTTTAGAGACATCTCAATACTTCAAGATTATTTCAAAATGTTCACTCCATGTGGCCTTAAACCCAGCAAAAAAATTAATGTCCCTTTTTCAAGacgctgtctttcaaagataattcataaaattCCAAATAACTTCAGATCTTCGTTGTAAAGGGCTTAAACACTTTCTCATGCTTTTTTTTctacaattaatgaacatgcacctgtggaacggtcgttaagacactaacaccttacagacggtaggcaaataaggtcacagttatgaaaacttaggacactaaagaggcctttctactgactctgaaaaacaccaaaagaaagatgtccagggtccctgctcatccgtgtgaatgtgccttaggcatgctgcaaggaggcatgaggactgcagatgtggccagggcaataaattgcaatgtccgtactgtgagacgcctaagacagcgctacagggagacaggacaaaCAGCTGAtggtcctcgcagtggcagaccacgtgtaacacctgcacaggatcggtagatccaaacatcacacctgcgggacaggtataggatggcaacaacaactgcccgagttacaccaggaacgcacaatccctcgatcagtgctcagactgtctgcaatatgctgagagaggctggactgacggcttgtaggcctgttgtaaggcaggtcctcaccagacatcaccggcaacaacatcgcctatgtgcacaaacccaccatcgctggaccagacagaactggcaaaaagtgctcttcactgacgagtcgcggttttgtctcaccaggggcgatggtcggattcgcatttatcgtcgaaagaatgagcgttacaccgaggcctgtactctggaacgggatcgatttggaggtggagggtccgtcgtggtctggggcggtgtggcacagcatcatcggactgagcttgttatcattgcaggcaatctcaacgctgtgcgttacagggaagacatcctcctccctcatgtggtacccttcctgcaggctcatcctgcaTGACCCTCCagaatgacaatgccaccagccatactgctcgttctgtgcatgatttcctgcaagacaggaatgtcagtgttctgccatggctagcgaagagcccggaactcaatcccattgagcacacctgggacctgttggatcggagggtgagggcttgggccattcccctcagaaatgtccaggaacttgcaggtgccttggtggaagagtggggtgacatctcacagtaagaactggcaaatctggtccagtccatgaggaggagatgcactgcagtacttaatgcagctggtggccacacctgATACTGACtgttgacccccctttgttcagggacacattattccatttctgttagtcacatgtctgtggaacttgttcagtttgtctcagttgttgaatcttatgttcatacaaatatttacacgttaagtttgctgaaaataaacgtagttgacagtgaggacgtttatttttttgctgagtttattaaccTAAAATAAAATCAGCCACAAATACCAATAAAAATGTCAATTGTCTTAAACAAAAATGATCTATACTATAGATTACAGgaatgtcaaactcattccatggagggcctagtgttaAACCATGcaaggggagttccttactaattagtgaccttgattcatcaatcaagtacaaggttgcagcaaaaacccgcagacacttggcccCCTGTGGAATGTGTGACACATTTGCTCTACAAATGTAATTTCTTAATCTGTTCATTCCTTTTCCACAATGGTATTATGTGCAGAGTGCAAATTCAAAAAGGTATAAAAGACTAAGAATAATGATTTGCCTCCTTCAAGTACTTGCCACCCTCCCTCATGCTCACAAACTGAATAAGAAAACTGTCTTTATTCACCAGTCAGGACTTGACAGCAGGTTAATGCCATGTCTGCCCCAAAGTGGGACGCCTTGCACTTTAGTCATTGTCGGAGCCCTCAGGGGGCAGGAATATCAAGGAATCATGAAAGTTGTGCCCATACGGGCGTAGTCTGTAAACTCCAAACATCATGACCTGCATCTGGTTTGGTGACATTCCGCTGAAGGTGATGGCTAAGTCAGAGCAGCAGCCCTCCACCACGTCCAAGTTTTTTTTGTCCATGCTGTCTTGGATGAGTGAACCCACACTCTTACTGTTGAACAGCCTCTTGCCCTGGATGTCCTCGCCATTCTCTGCAAAGACCCCGGTGTACTTCAGACATATAGCTAATTGTTTCTCCTCGCTCAGCTTCCACAGGGCTCTGCCTCGCTCCGGACACTTGTCCTCGTCCTTGAACACATTCACCAGCCTCTTGAGTGCCTCATAGCTCAGCACGATGCCGCTCTGGTACTCCACGTACTCCAGTTCACCCGATTTCATGGCATGGCCAATGTAGAAGGGCTCGTTGGGGTCCTTTGCCAGAACGAGGTACTTGAGGTTCTCGATGATGGCGAAGGTGGTGGACCGCGCCACGAAGAACCAGCGCAGGTCGCCGGCATTGTCATATGCGTGCTTCAGGGCCTTGCGCAGCTTGGCCCACTCGTCCTGTTCGTTAAGGTCCACCGCTTCGAGAGCTTTGGCCGACTCAGAGCTGTAGAATACGGCGTTGTCGCAGTGTTTACCCCAGGTGTCCTTGGCTGTGGACCAATACACCAGGACAGAAGGCTGAACCATGATGACGCAATAGACTCGCACTCTCTGGCTCAGCTCCACCATCTGGGAATCAGACAGGCTCTGTAGCTCGTCCTTGGTGGGAGCcttgatgtggtggtggtggtggtggtggtcctCTGGGCTGGACTGCATGCCTGGTGTAAAGCTCCCCAACAGGGACAACAACAGGCAGAATGTGCCTCCCAGGGCTATCCCCTTCATAAAGGAGCTGCCTTCCGACAACATGTTTGTCAACAGCACACGCTGAAAGTAGGAACAAACCATTAATTCACCATATTACTAATCAAACTGGATACTCATGACCGTTAAAAAACACGCTAGCTACATACCTAACAAGTGACTGTCATTTCATGTTATTCGAGTGTGTTGCTAGCTAACTGTTACTGTTAATAAGCTAACTTTGTGCTGTTAGCATTAGCAAGGACATGACTCAACTGTCAGTGCAAAATTATAAAACTATTTAATGGCTGGCTACCCTAGTTATAACTTGACAAGCAGGTTACAAGTAATGAAGCAAGGCGAATAGCTAGTTAGCTTGATTTCTAGCGAACGTTACAGATAGCTAGATAGATTAGCTAGTCACAAAAATGCACATCTCATTAAGAGAAACGtttcaaccccccccaaaaaaattaagaaagaaagaaaacactTACCTAAAAACGACTGCAGCTGACAGAGAATTCCCTCCTTTCCTTTTTAGTTTCCACTCCTGTCGAAGGAGATTTCCGTATGCTGATATACCTCAGGGTTGCAAGCTAGCTGTTGGATTTACAAACACAACGAACTTCCGGGTTCTTCTTCTTTGCTATCATGGCGTTCGCATTTGTTTGTgaatgccgccacctactgtgttCAATCACTTTACATTTGTGATAtgtaaaggggggggggaaaTTGCACACCAACCAACCATACACCTATATACCGCTATTTCATAAAAAATCTCAAAACATCTTATAACTCTTCTTGCATTAAAATCTCATACACCCAGGTACTTCACTGCACCCAGGTACTTCACTGCAGCTGCCACTGCAGCTGCCACCTACACTCATAAAAAAAaacactaccccattccactactttgactcTATTTTCTCCTGCACCATGCCTATGGCCTGGAAGGATAGGGCACccccactcaacacaccctgtaactcttcagAAGTCAAATcacccaaatacttctctgcagctgccaccgccaacatctattttctgtgatttatgtTCCATTTCTGCaatacagttgataaccattggtATGAAagctaagaagccaaccttactgaagctcAAAACACTCAATGGCCTCTCCCGCTGTACTGACACAAATCTACTACTCACTGGGATCACAGTTGCCAGGTCAAGCAAATATTTCTAGCCCAATGACCACTCAAGACCTGCCCAAAAGGCTTGAAAACTAGCCCAATTAATTTTTTCACAGCAAGAGAGGAGGCCATATTTGTACAATAAAACTTTTTCCTATAACATTATCGAGCCAACTAAGAAGAAATATCATAGTAACTTGTAACGACGTTAGAAGCAAAATGTAGGTTTCctcaaaataataattattgcaAGATATGACGTGACGTAATAAAGGAATTTGAATATGTGGCAAGAGAAAAGATAATTGCTCTCATTAAACTCACCAGATCATTTGCACAAGggggtatggtatatggccaatataccaagggctgttcttaagcatgacgcaactcggagtgcctggatacagctgttagccgtggtatgttggccatataccGCAAACCCCGGGGGTGCCTTATTGCTAATA includes the following:
- the LOC120047407 gene encoding C1GALT1-specific chaperone 1-like; protein product: MLSEGSSFMKGIALGGTFCLLLSLLGSFTPGMQSSPEDHHHHHHHIKAPTKDELQSLSDSQMVELSQRVRVYCVIMVQPSVLVYWSTAKDTWGKHCDNAVFYSSESAKALEAVDLNEQDEWAKLRKALKHAYDNAGDLRWFFVARSTTFAIIENLKYLVLAKDPNEPFYIGHAMKSGELEYVEYQSGIVLSYEALKRLVNVFKDEDKCPERGRALWKLSEEKQLAICLKYTGVFAENGEDIQGKRLFNSKSVGSLIQDSMDKKNLDVVEGCCSDLAITFSGMSPNQMQVMMFGVYRLRPYGHNFHDSLIFLPPEGSDND